The sequence GGCGTTCGCGGATGGTGGTCAGTTCGCACATGGCGTATCGGCTGAAGTAAAGGTCGCCGATTCCGACGAGGGCGAGGTCGCGGCCGACGCGCAGGTTACGTTCGAAGAGTCGGTGCATGACCTGGTAGGCGACGGCGTCGTTGATGGCGAGGATCGCGGTGGGAGGGGGCGTGAGGGCGAGGGCCCGGTCGACGGCGTCGTAGACCGTCTGTTCCTGGCCGGTTTTGCTGAAGATCATCAGTTCGGTCGGGTCGGTCGCAGTTTCGGCGAAATACTGTCGGGCGGCGGCGTAGCGTTCTTCCTGGGTGACGCTGGGGCCGTCGGGTCCGATGAGGGCGATGCGGCGATGGCCGAGTTGGGCCAGGTGATCGAGGAGTTGGCGGACGGCGTCGGGTCCGTCGAGCATCACGAAGTTGTCGTCGAAGCCGGGCAGGGTATCGCAGACAAAGACGACGGGGAAGCCGCGGTCGCGGAGTTCCTGATAGAACGGCAGGTTGTCACGGTGCGGGATGGAGATGAGTCCGGCGACCTGCTTGGCGAGCAGAGCTTCGATTTCGCGGCGTTCGCGTCGGGTGTCCCAGAACCAGCCGGCGAGGAATGTGGTCTGGACGAGGCCGTCCTCGGCGGATTCCTGGAGCATGGCGTCGATGCCTTCGACGGTTTCGTGGGCGCTGCTGATCCGCAGGTCGGGAAACAGGACGCCGATGCCTCTCGGCTGTTGTTTGACGAGGGACTGGGCCCAGTAGTTTGGGACGAAGCGGTGGCGGCGAGCGGCCTGGAGGACCCGCTGGACGGTTTCGGGGGGGATTTTTTTCTCGGTGGCTTTGC comes from Phycisphaerae bacterium and encodes:
- a CDS encoding LacI family transcriptional regulator — protein: MTMQDLARELSVSHATVSYVLNGKATEKKIPPETVQRVLQAARRHRFVPNYWAQSLVKQQPRGIGVLFPDLRISSAHETVEGIDAMLQESAEDGLVQTTFLAGWFWDTRRERREIEALLAKQVAGLISIPHRDNLPFYQELRDRGFPVVFVCDTLPGFDDNFVMLDGPDAVRQLLDHLAQLGHRRIALIGPDGPSVTQEERYAAARQYFAETATDPTELMIFSKTGQEQTVYDAVDRALALTPPPTAILAINDAVAYQVMHRLFERNLRVGRDLALVGIGDLYFSRYAMCELTTIRERRYDFGRSAAAILLDQIAGNSGPTPGRRIRGDLLIRASSGQPIA